TGATTCAGGATACTATTTTGATGACCATATTCAATTCGGCTTCCGCCGGCTGAGCATTATCGATATCGAAAGCGGACACCAGCCGCTGACATACGAGAATGAGCGTTATTGGATTATCTTTAATGGTGAAATCTATAACTATGTGGAACTTCGTGAAGAACTTCTCAAAGCTGGATTAAGCTTTGAAACAAGCTCCGATACAGAAGTCATAATTGCCCTTTACAGCCATATGAAAGAAAAGGCTGTTGAAAAATTGCGCGGTATGTTTGCGTTTGTCATTTGGGATAAACAGGAACAGTCTCTATATGGAGCCAGAGATCCATTTGGGATTAAGCCTTTCTTTTATTACGATAAGGGAGACCGCACGTTCTTTGGATCAGAGAAGAAGAGCATTCTTTTGGCTCTTCAAAATGATGTATTAAACTATGACTCCCTCCAGCATTATCTGACCTATCAGTTTGTGCCTGAGCCAAACACGATGTCAGAGGGAATCCATAAGCTTGAGCCTGGCCATTATTTTACTAAAAAAATTGGTGCTCAAATGGATATTAAGCGATATTGGAAAGCTGCTTTCCATCCAGTGCAGAAGTCAGAAGCTGATTTCACGAAAGAAATTAGAGATGTTTTGTTCGACTCAGTCAAAATGCATATGCGTGCCGATGTTCCGGTAGGTTCATTTCTTTCAGGCGGAATAGATTCTTCCATCATTGCTTCCATTGCGAAAGAATTCCATCCTGCTATTAAAACATTCTCCGTCGGGTTTGAACGCAATGGCTTCAGCGAGGTGGATGTAGCGAAAGAAACAGCGGAAAAGCTGGGTGTCGAAAACATCAGCTACATCATAACTCCTGAGGAATACATGAATGAGATTCCGAGAATCATGTGGCATATGGACGATCCGCTTGCTGACCCGGCTTGTGTGCCCCTTTATTTTGTAGCAAGAGAAGCACGCAAGCATGTAACGGTTGTACTTTCAGGTGAGGGCGCTGATGAGCTATTTGGCGGCTATAATATTTACCGTGAACCACAATCCCTGGAAGTCTTCAATAAAATTCCTGCCATCGGCAAAAAGCTTCTACGCATGATTGCAAACATGATGCCAGAGGGAATGAAGGGGAAAAGCTTTATCGAACGCGGTGTAACACCAATGGAAGAGCGCTACATTGGAAATGCAAAAATGTTTACAGAGCAAGAGAAGCGCAGCCTGCTTCATGTATATAAAGACAGCTTAAATTATACGGATATCACTAAACCGCTATATGAAGAAAGCCGGGGCTATGATCCGGTTGACCGCATGCAGTATATCGATATTCATACGTGGATGCGCGGAGACATTCTATTGAAAGCGGACAAAATGACGATGGCTCATTCTCTCGAGCTTCGTGTTCCGTTCCTTGATAAAGAAGTGTTTGAAGTGGCTTCCAAAATTCCGACCAGCCTGAAAACGGCCAATGGAACTACGAAGTATATTCTTCGCAAAGCTGCTGAAGGAGTCGTTCCAGACCATGTGCTGAACCGCAAGAAGCTTGGATTCCCTGTGCCAATCCGCCACTGGCTGAAAGACGAGATGAATGAATGGGCGAAAAATATCATTCGTGAAAGCAGCACAGATCATCTAATTAATAAAGATTACGTACTGCAGCTGCTAGAAGACCATTGTCAGGATAAAGCGGACAATAGCCGCAAAATCTGGACAGTTCTTATGTTCATGGTTTGGCATCAGGTATATGTGGAGAAAAAGTATTCTTTTGAGAAAGAGTATTTGTTAAATAAAGACTTGCAGCCGCTTAAAGGCTAAAAATAAAAACGTCCATCAGGTGAAAACCTGGTGGACGTTTTTATTAATTATAAGAATGTATAAATTTTTTAAGTCAGATAATTGTCTGGCGCAAGCAGCCTCCCACCTCGAGATCACAAGCTTGTCTAGCTGAGGCTCCTAGGGACGAAAGATAAGACACTCCCTCACAAAAGGCAAAGGACGTCTTTCCGGAATGCTCGTCTTGTGCTTGAGGCCGCAGGATAAGGAATGCTTCGTTAGCATAAACATCGCACGACCGAAAACGTTAGGTTTTGGGAGGTCGCGGCGATCTTAGTCTGCGTTCTTTCGTGGGCAAGGCGCTTCCGCTTTTCTTATGGGAGATAGGTAATAGCCTGTTTGCCCATCTGCACCCATGCTTTTTCAAAATCGTTTTTGGGTGCTTTTTTATTTTCTCTCCTGTGAGCGGATCGTTGAAATACAAGTATTCCTGATCATACCCTGTGAGCAGGACTGAATGCTCTTTATAGGTAATCTGTATTTTTCCGCTTGGCGTATGCCAGGTCTGGAAAAAGTCATCAGAAAGCTGTTTATAGGCTGTGTTGATAATAACCCAGACAGGCCTGCCATCTGACAAATGGATCTTTAAGTCTTCAAAATCGGATCCGGTAAGGTCTTCAATGGAGCCAGGCATGTACTTTTCCGCAAGCTCTTTTACCGGTTTATGATAAACGCCAAGACCTGGATTATCAAAGGAATACATATCGCCTATG
This window of the Cytobacillus pseudoceanisediminis genome carries:
- the asnB gene encoding asparagine synthase (glutamine-hydrolyzing), which codes for MCGFIGCVHEKAQNYRDADKEQFQNMNDIITHRGPDDSGYYFDDHIQFGFRRLSIIDIESGHQPLTYENERYWIIFNGEIYNYVELREELLKAGLSFETSSDTEVIIALYSHMKEKAVEKLRGMFAFVIWDKQEQSLYGARDPFGIKPFFYYDKGDRTFFGSEKKSILLALQNDVLNYDSLQHYLTYQFVPEPNTMSEGIHKLEPGHYFTKKIGAQMDIKRYWKAAFHPVQKSEADFTKEIRDVLFDSVKMHMRADVPVGSFLSGGIDSSIIASIAKEFHPAIKTFSVGFERNGFSEVDVAKETAEKLGVENISYIITPEEYMNEIPRIMWHMDDPLADPACVPLYFVAREARKHVTVVLSGEGADELFGGYNIYREPQSLEVFNKIPAIGKKLLRMIANMMPEGMKGKSFIERGVTPMEERYIGNAKMFTEQEKRSLLHVYKDSLNYTDITKPLYEESRGYDPVDRMQYIDIHTWMRGDILLKADKMTMAHSLELRVPFLDKEVFEVASKIPTSLKTANGTTKYILRKAAEGVVPDHVLNRKKLGFPVPIRHWLKDEMNEWAKNIIRESSTDHLINKDYVLQLLEDHCQDKADNSRKIWTVLMFMVWHQVYVEKKYSFEKEYLLNKDLQPLKG